One Gimesia aquarii DNA segment encodes these proteins:
- a CDS encoding response regulator transcription factor: MTIEKEATVFVVDDDPAIRKSLRWLIESVGLKVETHELASDFLESYSPDSPGCLVLDVRIPGMSGLELQEKLRDRGYDIPVVIVSGYGDVPMAVRAMKAGAVDFLEKPVSDQVLLDYIQKGIERDINNKKNRLENKELMERKKSLTRRELEVMEHVVSGQSSREIAEILNVSFKTIEAHRAKIMKKMKAKSVPKLIQMDLQIKRDV; encoded by the coding sequence ATGACAATCGAAAAAGAAGCAACTGTATTTGTCGTCGATGATGACCCTGCAATTCGAAAATCGTTGCGTTGGCTTATAGAGTCTGTCGGTTTAAAAGTGGAAACACATGAACTGGCAAGTGATTTTTTAGAAAGTTACTCGCCGGACTCACCAGGATGTCTGGTACTCGATGTTAGAATTCCTGGTATGAGCGGTTTGGAACTGCAAGAGAAACTGAGGGATCGAGGCTATGACATTCCCGTAGTCATTGTCTCTGGATATGGTGATGTTCCAATGGCTGTGCGTGCCATGAAAGCCGGAGCCGTCGATTTTCTGGAGAAACCCGTGAGCGATCAAGTCCTTTTGGATTATATTCAAAAAGGAATTGAACGAGATATCAATAATAAAAAGAACCGCTTAGAGAACAAAGAACTGATGGAACGAAAAAAGTCTCTAACACGTCGGGAACTTGAAGTAATGGAACACGTCGTTTCCGGCCAATCCAGTCGTGAAATTGCTGAAATATTGAATGTTAGCTTTAAAACCATTGAGGCGCATCGCGCAAAAATCATGAAAAAAATGAAGGCCAAAAGTGTTCCCAAGCTAATTCAAATGGACTTGCAAATTAAGAGAGATGTTTAA
- the fhcD gene encoding formylmethanofuran--tetrahydromethanopterin N-formyltransferase, whose translation MNTHTELELNGVSICDTFAEAFTTVGTRVIVTAMTESWVRTAAAEVSGYATSVIACDAEAGIERFLSPDESPDGRPGASLMFFAFSRSALEKAVANRVGQCILTCPSTACYSGYSDSNKEKNIALGNQLRFFGDGFQVSKKWDNRRLWRIPVMDGEFICEDQVGSFKGVAGGNLIICATDQKNGLLATEAAVSAMQKVEHTILPFPGGIVRSGSKVGSRYPKLKASTNDAYCPTIRAQTNSDLPLGTGCVYEIVIDGVSFDPVQQAMKAGLYTICQQPGILQVTAGNYGGKLGKHHFHLRDLID comes from the coding sequence TTGAATACTCATACTGAATTGGAATTAAACGGTGTTTCCATTTGTGACACGTTTGCAGAAGCTTTTACAACCGTGGGAACTCGAGTTATTGTAACTGCAATGACAGAATCCTGGGTCAGAACTGCCGCAGCTGAAGTAAGTGGATATGCGACAAGTGTCATTGCCTGTGATGCAGAAGCGGGAATTGAAAGATTCTTATCTCCCGATGAAAGCCCCGATGGTCGACCGGGTGCGAGTCTGATGTTTTTTGCTTTCAGCCGCTCGGCTTTGGAAAAAGCAGTCGCGAATCGTGTTGGTCAATGCATACTCACCTGCCCCTCAACAGCCTGTTATTCAGGGTATTCAGACTCAAACAAAGAAAAAAACATCGCTTTAGGAAATCAGTTACGTTTTTTTGGCGATGGTTTTCAAGTGTCCAAGAAATGGGATAACCGACGTCTCTGGAGGATTCCAGTCATGGATGGTGAATTCATTTGTGAAGATCAGGTGGGATCATTTAAAGGAGTCGCTGGAGGCAATCTCATCATTTGTGCAACAGATCAAAAAAACGGGCTGCTCGCTACTGAAGCAGCCGTATCAGCGATGCAAAAAGTAGAGCACACAATACTTCCGTTTCCGGGAGGGATTGTCAGAAGTGGCAGCAAAGTGGGATCGCGCTATCCTAAGTTGAAAGCCAGCACCAATGACGCTTATTGTCCTACAATCCGTGCGCAAACGAATTCAGATTTGCCTCTGGGTACAGGCTGTGTGTATGAAATTGTGATTGATGGCGTTTCATTCGATCCGGTTCAGCAGGCGATGAAAGCAGGTTTATACACGATCTGCCAGCAACCTGGTATTCTTCAGGTGACTGCGGGTAACTATGGAGGCAAGCTAGGCAAACACCACTTCCATCTTCGGGACTTAATCGATTAA
- a CDS encoding 2-oxoglutarate dehydrogenase E1 component yields MLDKPDSASSNFNGNGHHEAQLPTELINELSSESLTFVESLYTSYLESPASVSQEWQDYFARFPAKVTRSQKLSFGPSFKRHTMFNPPGKQKREGSERQTMKIADRQERLDQLIRNYRVRGHILASLDPLGKQRATPAELMPEFYDFSEKDYDRVFSTSSFAGPSQRTLREMIQWLRNTYCRSIGAQFMHIDSLRVRKWLQNRMESTANFLKFERPEAIRILRRLTDSVVFEEFIQKKYVGLKSFSLEGAESLIPLLDLAVEKAGEQGVDEIVFGMAHRGRLNVLTNIMGKQPREIFREYEDSDPEMSVGRGDVKYHLGYSSDWMTESGHNVHLTLCFNPSHLEFVNPVAMGRMRAKQDRWENIDRTKGMVLLIHGDAAFAGEGIVQESLNLSELRGYRTGGTIHVIVNNQIGFTTDPVQSRSSTYATDVAKMLQIPIFHVNGEDPEAVAQVVRLAMDFRKEFHRDVVIDMYCYRRRGHNEGDEPAFTQPQMYDTISKRPSVRDSFLQRMLERKSVTQEDGDRLREESISHLEAELAAARVENYPHTVELPAGIWAGYRGGDELPADQVDTGVPEENLVNLLLKQTEVPEGFTPHKKIQRLLNIRKEMAAGERKLDWGTAEGLAFASLLTEGYRIRVSGQDAQRGTFSHRHSVIHDVKTGKKYTPLKHLVAGQGKFEVVNSPLSEAGVLGFDYGYSLDCPDGLIIWEAQFGDFCNAAQVIIDQFIVSAEDKWQRYSGIVLLLPHGFEGQGPEHSSARYERFLQMAAESNIQIAVPTTPDQFFHLLRRQVIRKWRKPLVVMTPKSLLRHRDAVSSFNSMKSGSFFKVIADPSDIDPSQVKRILLCAGKIYYDLNEHRKQAERDDVAIVRMEQLYPVPSEELEKALAPYPEGTPIYWVQEEPENMGAWRFIYCQFKGNVFGRHPLKGVYRAASASPATGSSRSHQFEQEMLISESFRQEK; encoded by the coding sequence ATGCTTGATAAACCAGATTCTGCTTCATCCAATTTCAATGGTAATGGTCACCATGAAGCTCAATTACCGACAGAGTTGATCAATGAACTAAGCTCAGAGTCATTGACGTTTGTTGAATCCCTATATACGAGCTATCTGGAGTCACCAGCTTCCGTTTCACAGGAATGGCAGGACTATTTTGCCAGGTTTCCCGCGAAAGTCACCAGAAGTCAAAAATTGAGTTTTGGCCCATCGTTCAAAAGACATACGATGTTCAATCCTCCCGGGAAGCAGAAGCGGGAGGGATCCGAACGTCAGACAATGAAAATTGCGGATCGTCAGGAACGTCTCGACCAGCTGATTCGAAATTACCGGGTGCGTGGACATATTCTGGCTTCGCTGGATCCACTGGGGAAACAACGAGCCACTCCTGCAGAACTCATGCCCGAATTTTATGACTTTTCTGAGAAGGACTATGACCGGGTCTTTTCTACGTCGTCATTTGCGGGGCCTTCGCAACGTACTTTGCGGGAGATGATCCAATGGTTAAGGAATACGTACTGTCGATCGATCGGTGCTCAATTTATGCATATCGACAGCTTACGTGTGCGAAAGTGGCTGCAAAACCGAATGGAAAGCACTGCCAACTTTCTGAAGTTCGAGCGTCCTGAAGCGATTCGCATTCTGCGTCGCTTAACGGATTCTGTGGTTTTTGAGGAGTTCATTCAGAAAAAGTATGTTGGTCTGAAAAGCTTCTCTCTTGAAGGAGCCGAAAGTTTAATTCCTCTCTTAGACCTGGCTGTCGAGAAAGCTGGTGAGCAGGGGGTCGATGAAATCGTTTTTGGAATGGCCCACCGAGGTCGTCTGAATGTGCTTACAAACATCATGGGAAAGCAGCCTCGTGAAATCTTTCGCGAGTATGAAGATTCAGATCCAGAAATGAGTGTCGGGCGTGGAGATGTCAAATACCATCTGGGGTATAGCTCAGACTGGATGACCGAGTCAGGCCATAATGTCCATCTCACACTTTGCTTCAACCCCAGTCATCTGGAGTTCGTGAATCCAGTGGCAATGGGGCGGATGCGTGCCAAACAGGATCGTTGGGAAAACATTGATCGTACCAAGGGAATGGTTTTACTGATTCACGGCGATGCAGCATTTGCTGGTGAAGGCATCGTTCAGGAGAGTTTGAATCTTAGTGAATTAAGAGGGTATCGAACGGGGGGAACGATTCATGTCATTGTGAATAACCAGATTGGTTTTACGACAGACCCCGTTCAAAGCCGCTCTTCGACATATGCGACTGATGTAGCAAAAATGCTACAGATTCCTATTTTTCACGTGAACGGCGAAGACCCGGAAGCAGTGGCCCAGGTTGTCAGGCTGGCGATGGATTTTCGAAAAGAGTTCCATCGTGATGTGGTCATAGATATGTATTGCTATCGTCGCCGCGGTCATAATGAAGGAGATGAACCGGCATTCACACAACCGCAAATGTATGACACTATATCGAAACGGCCTTCAGTTCGAGATAGCTTCCTGCAACGTATGCTGGAACGCAAATCAGTCACTCAGGAAGATGGTGACCGTTTACGGGAAGAGAGTATTTCTCATCTGGAAGCAGAATTGGCTGCTGCCAGAGTAGAGAACTATCCGCATACTGTTGAGCTACCGGCGGGTATCTGGGCCGGTTACCGAGGAGGAGACGAGCTACCTGCTGATCAGGTTGATACAGGAGTTCCAGAGGAAAATCTCGTTAATCTTTTATTAAAGCAGACTGAGGTACCCGAAGGTTTTACTCCGCATAAGAAAATTCAACGTCTCTTGAATATCAGAAAAGAGATGGCAGCGGGAGAACGGAAGCTGGATTGGGGAACAGCAGAGGGGCTAGCTTTTGCTTCGTTGTTAACAGAGGGATATCGCATTCGGGTGAGTGGTCAGGATGCCCAGAGAGGTACCTTCAGCCATCGTCACTCGGTAATTCATGATGTGAAAACAGGTAAAAAATATACACCTCTTAAGCATTTAGTAGCAGGACAAGGGAAGTTTGAGGTTGTGAATAGCCCGCTTTCAGAAGCGGGCGTGTTGGGCTTTGATTACGGATATAGTTTAGATTGCCCCGATGGCCTGATTATCTGGGAAGCACAGTTTGGTGATTTCTGTAATGCGGCTCAAGTGATTATCGATCAATTCATTGTGAGTGCCGAAGACAAATGGCAGCGCTATAGCGGAATCGTGCTTTTGTTGCCTCATGGATTTGAGGGGCAAGGACCAGAGCATTCCAGTGCGCGATACGAACGATTCTTACAGATGGCAGCAGAAAGTAATATTCAGATCGCCGTTCCCACCACACCCGATCAATTTTTCCATTTATTACGACGTCAGGTCATTCGAAAGTGGCGCAAACCTTTAGTTGTGATGACTCCTAAAAGTTTACTTCGGCATCGGGACGCAGTCTCCAGTTTCAACTCGATGAAATCAGGATCTTTTTTCAAAGTGATCGCCGATCCTTCGGATATCGATCCTAGTCAGGTAAAACGAATCCTACTTTGTGCTGGAAAGATCTACTATGATCTCAATGAGCATCGCAAGCAAGCAGAGCGCGATGATGTAGCAATCGTTCGGATGGAACAACTCTATCCAGTTCCTAGTGAAGAGTTGGAAAAAGCGTTGGCTCCCTATCCTGAAGGGACTCCCATTTATTGGGTTCAGGAAGAACCTGAGAATATGGGCGCCTGGAGATTCATCTATTGCCAGTTCAAAGGAAATGTATTTGGCCGACATCCTCTAAAAGGAGTCTATCGTGCAGCAAGTGCTAGTCCGGCGACTGGTTCGAGTAGAAGTCATCAATTCGAACAGGAAATGTTGATCTCAGAAAGCTTTCGGCAAGAAAAGTAA